A genome region from Microplitis demolitor isolate Queensland-Clemson2020A chromosome 1, iyMicDemo2.1a, whole genome shotgun sequence includes the following:
- the LOC103569192 gene encoding uncharacterized protein LOC103569192 → MKVSKFLIILMTILINKPVIEAPKPPSKPMTSDVMRELSSVLRNKPSRESPRESPREPLTNPLNEAQRAPPRLPPKNPLNEAQRAPPRIPQRKPLNEPQRAPPRVPPKEPLRIPSRQLPSEQSHVSSKEPPSIYIKDVGFMVGIFEKNDHGTFFQGQGVLVEGNRVLTSSLIYYSGLTLYVRAYNWPKNVHLYEKQKAFPTDYIERKVSRINIMHDYKIMQILDLAEAFPIEVNTISYLQTSIKDFYQTGHKCAVVALKDKSSDDWLDESDQLLIIKQRKIGSDQLFRPGSCKTQLMSSLREENINRFDKRAWFCGEEIGRKKCHRYRGGAALVCESRDLPNKYFLAGVQVDQDKCEVLFQDTTKAADPIYAELAFRN, encoded by the exons ATGAAggtgtcaaaatttttgataatcttaatgacaattttaattaacaaaccGGTGATTGAGGCACCGAAGCCACCATCGAAACCAATGACGTCGGATGTAATGAGGGAATTGTCGAGCGTATTACGAAATAAACCATCCAGGGAATCACCGAGGGAATCACCGAGGGAACCGCTGACGAATCCATTGAACGAAGCACAAAGAGCACCACCAAGACTACCACCGAAGAATCCATTGAACGAAGCACAAAGAGCACCACCAAGAATACCGCAGCGGAAACCGTTGAATGAACCACAGAGGGCACCACCAAGAGTACCTCCGAAAGAACCACTGAGGATACCGTCGAGGCAACTGCCGAGTGAACAATCGCATGTATCTTCTAAGGAACCACCATCCATTTACATTAAAGATGTCGGGTTCATGGttggaatttttgaaaaaaatgatcatgGCACTTTTTTCCAGGGTCAGGGGGTTCTAGTTGAGGGTAACCGTGTTCTCACCAGCTCACTCATTTATTACAG TGGCTTAACTTTATACGTACGAGCTTACAATTGGCCTAAGAATGTTCATCtttatgaaaaacaaaaagctTTTCCCACTGATTACATAGAACGGAAAGTTAGTCGGATTAATATAATGCACGACTATAAAATCATGCAAATCCTTGATTTAGCAGAAGCTTTTCCAATCGAAGTCAATACTATCAGTTATTTACAGACTtcaattaaagatttttaccAAACTGGCCATAAGTGTGCAGTGGTAGCACTTAAAGACAAGAGTAGCGATGATTGGCTCGATGAAA GTGaccaattattaataataaaacaacgGAAAATAGGCTCGGATCAACTTTTCAGACCGGGAAGTTGTAAAACACAGTTGATGTCATCTTTACGAGAAGAAAATATCAACAGGTTTGATAAAAGAGCTTGGTTTTGTGGAGAAGAAATCGGAAGAAAGAAATGTCAC CGTTACCGAGGAGGAGCTGCTCTTGTCTGTGAATCACGTGATTTACCTAACAAATACTTTTTAGCAGGTGTTCAAGTAGATCAAGACAAGTGTGAGGTTTTGTTCCAAGATACTACTAAGGCTGCTGATCCTATTTATGCGGAATTGGcttttagaaattaa